A genomic segment from Truepera sp. encodes:
- a CDS encoding SDR family NAD(P)-dependent oxidoreductase — MNDELSGKLVAVTGASGGIGHAAVVRLLAAGARVRGLTRSEAGAERLAAAGAEVVRGDLLEASALQELFRGADLALHLAAWMGGKGGVREARRVNVDGARQVVAAAAAAGTRRLVHVSSVAVYGPSLQGEVDESNSTRAVGDPYGDTKLEGEEAAREAGLAAGIELVVLRPTMVYGPWIGSWTLTPLNALKAGVPLAFGDGRFLLDAVYVDDVARAAAMALVAPGAAGQAFNVTGAPTTWDEFLGAYAAMLGRPLRHLPTWLVRGGARVAGAVTRPLGQARVVPEMTEVMLSHATFSGDKAAEKLGYRAQVPLEEGMRATARWLRAEGHLHGPRAAMVVGAGSGLGFAVSEELHRRYVNVIAADLNPEALAAAEFSKDIEVVTLDVLDPASIDAAVARAEHLGLPLDAVVITVGGLRPGALESQPLADVRLQLDLNALGPLNVVRAVAPGMRERGRGRVVAVGSTNGLLVTPFMGAYSAGKFALEALMDSLRLELRPFGVEVVLVQPGAMRTPFAAAAKARLSAEAERTSTPWDEYLLRLRDSDLWGERSAADPARVARVVAAAATSRRAPARVKGTPEVPFLRLFSYFPDRLKDRVFAGPLGLKPPSRRP, encoded by the coding sequence ATGAACGATGAACTGAGCGGCAAACTGGTCGCCGTCACCGGCGCCTCCGGCGGGATCGGACACGCGGCAGTCGTAAGACTGCTGGCCGCCGGCGCCAGGGTGCGGGGCCTCACGCGCTCGGAGGCCGGCGCGGAGCGTCTCGCGGCCGCGGGCGCCGAGGTGGTGCGAGGTGACCTGCTCGAGGCGAGCGCCTTGCAGGAGCTCTTCCGGGGCGCCGACCTGGCGCTGCACCTGGCGGCCTGGATGGGCGGCAAGGGCGGCGTGCGTGAGGCACGGCGCGTGAACGTCGATGGCGCCCGCCAGGTGGTCGCCGCGGCGGCCGCCGCCGGCACCCGGCGCCTCGTGCACGTGAGCAGCGTGGCTGTCTACGGTCCGAGCCTTCAGGGCGAGGTGGACGAGTCCAACTCCACGCGCGCAGTGGGTGACCCCTACGGCGACACCAAGCTCGAGGGAGAGGAAGCGGCAAGGGAAGCGGGCCTGGCGGCGGGGATCGAGCTGGTGGTGCTGAGGCCGACCATGGTCTACGGGCCGTGGATAGGCTCTTGGACCCTCACGCCCCTGAACGCCCTGAAGGCGGGAGTCCCGCTGGCGTTCGGCGATGGGCGGTTCCTGCTCGACGCCGTCTACGTCGATGACGTGGCGCGCGCCGCCGCCATGGCACTGGTCGCGCCAGGCGCAGCCGGCCAAGCGTTCAACGTCACCGGCGCCCCCACCACCTGGGACGAGTTCCTCGGCGCGTACGCGGCGATGTTGGGCAGGCCCCTGCGCCACCTGCCCACCTGGCTGGTCCGCGGTGGGGCGCGAGTCGCCGGTGCCGTAACGCGCCCGCTGGGGCAGGCGAGGGTGGTGCCCGAGATGACCGAGGTCATGCTCAGCCACGCCACCTTCAGTGGCGACAAGGCGGCCGAGAAGCTCGGTTACCGCGCGCAGGTACCGCTCGAGGAGGGAATGCGGGCCACCGCCCGCTGGCTCCGCGCCGAGGGCCACCTCCACGGCCCGCGGGCCGCGATGGTGGTCGGCGCCGGCAGCGGGCTGGGTTTCGCCGTCAGCGAGGAGCTCCACCGGCGTTACGTGAACGTGATCGCCGCCGATCTGAACCCGGAGGCTCTCGCGGCCGCGGAGTTCTCCAAGGACATCGAGGTCGTCACCCTCGACGTGCTCGACCCCGCTAGCATCGACGCAGCGGTGGCGCGCGCTGAGCACCTCGGGTTGCCCCTCGACGCCGTGGTCATAACCGTGGGTGGCCTGCGTCCAGGGGCCCTCGAATCGCAGCCGCTCGCCGACGTGCGCCTGCAGCTGGACCTGAACGCCCTCGGGCCGCTGAACGTGGTGCGGGCCGTGGCGCCGGGCATGCGGGAACGGGGCCGCGGGCGCGTGGTGGCCGTCGGATCCACCAACGGGCTACTGGTCACGCCCTTCATGGGCGCCTACTCCGCCGGGAAGTTCGCGTTGGAGGCCCTGATGGACTCCTTGAGGCTGGAACTGAGGCCGTTCGGCGTGGAGGTGGTGTTGGTGCAGCCCGGCGCCATGCGCACGCCGTTCGCGGCGGCGGCCAAGGCGCGGCTGAGCGCCGAGGCCGAGCGGACGAGCACCCCGTGGGACGAGTACCTACTCAGGCTGCGCGACTCCGACCTGTGGGGCGAGCGCAGCGCCGCCGACCCGGCGCGAGTCGCGCGCGTAGTGGCGGCGGCAGCCACTAGCAGGCGGGCGCCGGCGCGCGTGAAGGGCACGCCCGAGGTCCCGTTCCTGCGCCTGTTCTCCTACTTCCCGGACCGGCTGAAGGACCGCGTGTTCGCGGGGCCCCTCGGCCTCAAGCCTCCCAGCCGCCGCCCCTGA
- a CDS encoding glycosyltransferase family 4 protein, whose translation MRILYVADDLYPGFGGQARATEGHMAALAQRGHEVTAIAGREAHGTEPPSGVRVVRMPSLRLGGAQTRVAYPILGTLAAEVSRADVLHANTPAVLTAAAVLLAGRRHVPVVLGVHTQIETSTLQLPSLARPLTRGLLAWYGWLFGRADLLVAPTAFAAATSRGFTDVRVEVVSNGVDYAAYSALERAPGPERRLLYVGRLSAEKRPTDLLELARLLPTDCQLTVAGTGPLAAELAHGVERAGLAGRVRLAGYVDEEEKRRLLADADVFVMPSPAELQSIATLEAMAAGCAVVAFDYASSAVPQLVEEAAGGVVVPPADPVAQAAAVTALLEDGGRLRELQLNAREYARTQDVSNSARRLEELYLEALSARRGWS comes from the coding sequence ATGCGGATCCTGTACGTCGCCGACGACCTCTATCCCGGGTTCGGGGGTCAGGCGCGCGCCACCGAAGGGCATATGGCGGCGTTGGCCCAGCGCGGGCACGAGGTCACGGCCATCGCGGGCCGCGAGGCGCATGGCACGGAGCCGCCCAGCGGCGTGCGGGTCGTGCGCATGCCGTCCCTGCGCTTGGGTGGCGCCCAGACGCGCGTGGCTTACCCGATACTCGGCACGCTGGCCGCCGAGGTCTCGCGCGCCGACGTGCTTCACGCCAACACCCCCGCGGTTCTCACCGCCGCCGCCGTCCTCCTCGCCGGCAGGCGCCACGTGCCGGTGGTGCTGGGGGTGCACACGCAGATCGAGACGAGCACGCTGCAGCTGCCGAGCCTCGCCCGGCCCCTCACGCGGGGCCTGCTCGCGTGGTACGGCTGGCTCTTCGGGCGCGCCGACCTGCTGGTAGCGCCCACGGCGTTCGCCGCGGCCACCAGCCGCGGCTTCACCGACGTGAGGGTAGAGGTCGTGTCCAACGGCGTCGACTACGCCGCCTACTCGGCGCTCGAGCGCGCACCGGGACCGGAGCGCCGGCTGCTGTACGTGGGCAGGCTGTCCGCGGAGAAGCGGCCAACGGACCTGCTCGAGCTCGCGCGACTCCTGCCCACCGACTGTCAGCTGACCGTCGCGGGCACCGGCCCCTTGGCCGCGGAGCTGGCCCATGGCGTCGAGAGGGCGGGGCTGGCCGGCCGCGTACGCCTCGCCGGCTACGTTGACGAGGAGGAGAAGCGCCGGCTGCTGGCGGATGCGGACGTCTTCGTCATGCCGTCGCCGGCCGAGCTCCAGAGCATCGCCACCCTGGAGGCCATGGCGGCCGGCTGCGCCGTCGTCGCCTTCGACTACGCCAGCAGCGCCGTGCCGCAACTGGTCGAGGAGGCGGCCGGCGGCGTCGTGGTGCCCCCGGCCGACCCGGTCGCGCAGGCCGCCGCCGTGACTGCGCTGCTGGAAGACGGCGGCCGGCTTCGGGAGCTGCAGCTGAACGCGCGCGAGTACGCGCGCACGCAAGACGTCAGCAACAGCGCTAGGCGCCTCGAGGAGCTCTACCTGGAGGCGCTGAGCGCTCGAAGGGGTTGGTCATGA
- a CDS encoding glycosyltransferase, with amino-acid sequence MSVKASVFFATIAAGGGHVATAWALAEALHADYPGEFETRVSDVMAEFGAAGLDRGHKASWKALLRRPRLVRLGQRLTDAAPALTRASQGLALDAFARGIARELNELGPDLVVANHGWLATVFAAARNRYGLRAPVVIYATEPFDASALWSEPRGELLLAPSLAARNDLVRLGVKPERIKVVGYPVRQAFLSPPSRAAARAHLGLEEGFTILLSLGAEGLAGRAPAMVNRLLDTGSRLLVLTGRNVALKAELDELATRRPGLMPYGFTDEMPTLLAASDIVVGKAGPASTMEALAVGRPVLVTAYAGLNELAVVRFLEAHELGGRVELEDLARVAAAWRDAPGRLTRAAAAAAQLDFAGMTRTAAAHVRAAALGLAPPSTEGVEKRPFEGVTRAYLRAARTGGTNG; translated from the coding sequence ATGAGCGTCAAGGCCAGCGTCTTCTTCGCCACCATCGCCGCCGGAGGCGGGCACGTGGCCACCGCGTGGGCCCTCGCCGAGGCGCTGCACGCCGATTACCCCGGGGAGTTCGAGACGCGCGTCAGCGACGTGATGGCCGAGTTCGGCGCGGCCGGCCTCGACCGCGGTCACAAGGCGAGTTGGAAGGCGCTCCTGCGACGACCCCGGCTCGTGCGCCTCGGGCAGCGCCTCACCGACGCCGCTCCCGCCTTGACGAGGGCGTCGCAGGGCCTGGCGTTGGACGCTTTCGCCCGCGGCATCGCGCGCGAACTCAACGAGCTCGGGCCGGACCTGGTGGTCGCCAACCACGGCTGGCTCGCCACCGTCTTCGCGGCGGCCCGCAACCGCTACGGGCTGCGGGCGCCCGTCGTCATATACGCCACCGAGCCGTTCGACGCCAGCGCCCTCTGGTCCGAGCCCCGCGGCGAACTCCTGCTGGCGCCCAGCCTGGCGGCCAGGAACGACCTCGTGCGCCTCGGCGTCAAGCCGGAGCGGATCAAGGTCGTCGGCTATCCAGTGAGGCAAGCGTTCCTCAGCCCGCCGAGCCGAGCCGCAGCCCGGGCCCACCTGGGCCTGGAAGAGGGCTTCACGATCCTCCTCAGCTTGGGTGCCGAGGGGCTGGCGGGGCGCGCGCCGGCCATGGTGAACCGCCTCCTCGACACGGGCTCGCGGCTCCTGGTCCTCACGGGCCGCAACGTGGCGCTGAAGGCGGAACTCGACGAGCTCGCGACCCGGCGTCCGGGGCTCATGCCGTACGGTTTCACGGACGAGATGCCCACTCTCCTAGCCGCAAGCGACATCGTGGTGGGCAAAGCCGGGCCCGCCAGCACCATGGAAGCCCTGGCCGTGGGCCGGCCGGTACTGGTTACCGCCTACGCGGGGCTCAACGAGCTGGCCGTCGTCAGGTTCCTGGAGGCCCACGAGCTCGGGGGCCGCGTCGAGCTCGAAGACCTGGCACGGGTGGCGGCAGCCTGGCGCGACGCGCCTGGTCGGCTGACGAGGGCCGCTGCGGCGGCGGCGCAGCTCGACTTCGCCGGCATGACGCGCACGGCGGCTGCGCACGTGCGGGCGGCCGCTCTGGGCCTGGCGCCACCTAGCACCGAGGGCGTCGAGAAGCGGCCGTTCGAGGGAGTCACCCGCGCGTACTTGCGGGCGGCCAGGACGGGGGGAACGAACGGCTGA
- a CDS encoding lysylphosphatidylglycerol synthase transmembrane domain-containing protein, with protein MRLVAVFLLSLSLGLAGLYLATREALFSATLYAPKHPTPFLITVAVLSLLALWSAPVAKLVLLARSQGYRVGWGHAFLSHVAQVFGTAMTPAGTGGGPFLVVALERVGVPAGVGLAMAVQLFVLDLATLGILIPVGLVYILVSSTIDLGPALTLAAAVAAAAALAISVILVRFPTPAVRLLHAASGWRWLRRFQRRLRRMAVEYRESAVAFRDLPPLAWVLLHALNLTAWVTNFALFWALLAMYGAHVRLLDVLALLSMITLLSFFVPTPGASGVMELMLGLAMSASDSQLKSVAAPVVLWRTGTFYLAFILGPLSAWRLLSSRPAPVRSRRTVPGGDDGGGEPRGQAR; from the coding sequence ATGCGGCTCGTAGCGGTCTTCCTCCTGAGCCTCTCCCTCGGCCTGGCGGGCCTGTACCTGGCAACGCGCGAGGCCCTCTTCTCCGCCACGCTCTACGCGCCTAAGCACCCGACGCCGTTCCTGATCACCGTGGCCGTCCTCAGCCTCCTGGCCCTCTGGAGCGCGCCGGTCGCGAAGCTCGTACTGCTCGCGAGGTCGCAAGGGTACCGGGTGGGGTGGGGCCACGCCTTCCTTTCACACGTGGCTCAGGTCTTCGGGACCGCCATGACGCCCGCCGGAACCGGAGGCGGGCCTTTCCTGGTCGTGGCTCTGGAGCGCGTGGGTGTCCCGGCCGGCGTGGGCCTGGCCATGGCGGTCCAGCTCTTCGTGCTCGACCTCGCCACCCTGGGGATCCTCATCCCGGTGGGCCTGGTCTACATCCTCGTCTCGAGCACCATCGACCTCGGCCCGGCCCTCACCCTGGCCGCGGCAGTGGCGGCCGCCGCGGCGCTCGCCATCTCGGTGATCCTGGTGCGCTTCCCCACGCCGGCGGTGAGGTTGCTGCACGCCGCCTCGGGCTGGCGGTGGCTACGGCGCTTCCAGCGCCGCTTGCGGCGCATGGCGGTGGAGTACCGCGAAAGCGCCGTGGCGTTCCGGGACCTGCCGCCCCTAGCTTGGGTCTTGCTCCACGCCCTGAACCTTACCGCCTGGGTCACGAACTTCGCCCTCTTCTGGGCGCTGCTGGCGATGTACGGCGCCCACGTGCGGCTCCTCGACGTGCTGGCGCTGCTCTCCATGATCACGCTGCTCTCGTTCTTCGTGCCGACCCCTGGCGCCTCCGGGGTCATGGAGCTCATGCTCGGCCTCGCGATGAGCGCCTCCGACTCGCAGCTGAAGTCGGTGGCCGCCCCGGTAGTGCTGTGGCGGACGGGCACCTTCTACCTGGCCTTCATCCTGGGGCCCCTGAGCGCCTGGCGGCTCCTGTCGAGCCGTCCCGCGCCCGTGCGGAGCCGCAGGACGGTGCCTGGCGGGGACGACGGCGGTGGGGAGCCTCGAGGCCAGGCCAGGTAG